A stretch of the Actinomycetota bacterium genome encodes the following:
- a CDS encoding FAD-dependent oxidoreductase, with protein sequence MDADDARFPTLDEHEMAALDALGTRRLVAAGEYLYRSGDATYDFYAVVSGTVEITVPDDAGGQYVLTQHTPGRFLGELNLVTGLRVFATARAVEAGEVIQVPRAVLRHLIATSPTLGDKVLGAFLARREGLLTQARAAIQVVGSRFSPGTPELLEFLNRLQVPYAWRDPDREDEVEQALPAFNIEPGDLPAVIVSGKVLKRPTPGELSEYLGLTLASLPGRCFDLVVVGSGPAGLAAVVYGASEGLRTLGLEMAGVGGQAGSSSRIENYLGFPRGVSGTELTTRAVVQAEKFGANLSVPCTAVSLDERAGHLVVTLSDGTEVGARAVIAATGARYRRLEAEGLADFEGNGVHYSATKLEAAMCAGSPVVVVGGGNSAGQAAVFLAENGSPTTVAIRGSDLGASMSRYLVDRIEDDHRIQVLTGTTVTALQGERALASIRVSGGDGERVLPCLGLFSFIGAEPSSGWLSGCAALDDRGFVLTDRSLTADQLDGRWITGRDPLPFETSFPGLFAVGDLRAGSMKRVAAAVGEGSSAVRSVHEYLAFDHSTP encoded by the coding sequence ATGGATGCCGACGACGCCCGTTTCCCGACTCTCGACGAGCACGAGATGGCAGCCCTGGATGCCCTGGGGACCCGCCGCCTGGTCGCCGCCGGCGAGTACCTCTACCGCTCGGGCGACGCCACCTACGACTTCTACGCCGTGGTGTCGGGGACCGTCGAGATCACGGTTCCCGACGACGCCGGTGGCCAGTACGTCCTCACCCAGCACACCCCCGGCCGATTCCTGGGCGAGCTCAACCTGGTGACCGGCCTGCGGGTCTTCGCCACCGCCCGGGCGGTGGAGGCGGGCGAGGTCATCCAGGTGCCGAGAGCGGTGCTCCGCCACCTGATCGCCACCAGCCCCACGCTGGGGGACAAGGTCCTGGGCGCCTTCCTCGCCCGCCGGGAGGGCCTGCTGACCCAGGCGCGAGCGGCCATCCAGGTGGTCGGCAGCCGGTTCTCGCCCGGCACCCCGGAGCTCCTGGAGTTCCTCAACCGGCTGCAGGTGCCCTACGCCTGGCGGGACCCGGACCGGGAGGACGAGGTGGAGCAGGCGCTTCCGGCATTCAACATCGAGCCGGGCGACCTCCCGGCGGTCATCGTCTCCGGGAAGGTGCTGAAGCGGCCGACCCCGGGAGAGCTGTCGGAGTACCTCGGGCTCACCCTGGCCAGCCTGCCGGGCCGGTGCTTCGACCTGGTGGTGGTCGGCAGCGGCCCAGCCGGGCTGGCTGCCGTGGTGTACGGCGCCTCGGAGGGCCTGCGGACCCTCGGCTTGGAGATGGCCGGGGTGGGCGGCCAGGCCGGGTCCAGCTCCCGCATCGAGAACTACCTGGGCTTCCCCCGGGGCGTGTCGGGCACCGAGCTGACCACACGTGCCGTGGTGCAGGCGGAGAAGTTCGGGGCCAACCTGTCGGTCCCGTGCACCGCCGTGTCGCTCGACGAGCGGGCCGGCCACCTGGTCGTCACGCTGTCCGACGGGACCGAGGTGGGCGCCCGGGCGGTCATCGCCGCCACCGGTGCCCGCTACCGTCGGCTGGAGGCGGAGGGCCTCGCCGACTTCGAGGGCAACGGGGTGCACTACTCGGCGACGAAACTGGAGGCCGCCATGTGTGCCGGCTCCCCGGTGGTGGTGGTCGGGGGCGGCAACTCCGCCGGCCAGGCGGCGGTCTTCCTGGCGGAGAACGGCAGCCCCACGACGGTCGCGATCCGGGGGTCCGACCTGGGTGCCAGCATGTCCCGGTACCTGGTGGACCGCATCGAGGACGACCACCGCATCCAGGTCCTGACCGGGACGACGGTGACCGCCCTGCAGGGTGAGCGGGCGCTGGCCTCGATCCGGGTCTCCGGGGGGGACGGGGAACGGGTCCTGCCGTGCCTCGGCCTGTTCTCGTTCATCGGGGCCGAGCCGTCGTCCGGCTGGCTGTCGGGCTGTGCCGCCCTCGATGACCGGGGCTTCGTCCTCACCGACCGGTCGCTGACCGCCGACCAGCTCGACGGGCGGTGGATCACCGGCCGGGACCCGCTGCCCTTCGAGACCAGCTTCCCGGGACTGTTCGCGGTCGGCGACCTGCGGGCCGGCTCGATGAAGCGGGTGGCGGCCGCCGTGGGTGAGGGCTCCTCAGCGGTCCGGTCGGTGCACGAGTACCTGGCGTTCGACCACTCGACCCCCTAA
- a CDS encoding UBP-type zinc finger domain-containing protein, producing MAENCAHLDTIHDVTPSSPGCEDCLAAGKRNWVHLRVCQECGHVGCCDNSPGRHATGHYHSAHHPIIRSYEPGEDWYYCYIEDFAFELEGAPPAPSHP from the coding sequence ATGGCCGAGAACTGCGCCCACCTGGACACGATCCACGACGTCACGCCCTCGTCCCCGGGCTGCGAGGACTGCCTCGCGGCCGGCAAACGCAACTGGGTCCACCTGCGGGTCTGCCAGGAGTGTGGCCACGTGGGGTGCTGCGACAACTCACCGGGGCGCCATGCCACCGGGCACTACCACTCGGCGCACCATCCCATCATCCGTTCGTACGAGCCGGGCGAGGACTGGTACTACTGCTACATCGAGGATTTCGCCTTCGAGCTCGAGGGTGCCCCGCCGGCGCCCTCCCACCCGTAG
- a CDS encoding zf-HC2 domain-containing protein: MLSLRKIACQQAVELMAAYLDGGLSRRDRRRLEAHLKACGNCSAYLDQIRTTIELAGRITPDDLAPEAQEELTDLYRAWRAG; the protein is encoded by the coding sequence ATGCTGTCGCTGCGGAAGATCGCCTGCCAGCAGGCCGTGGAGCTGATGGCCGCCTACCTCGACGGCGGGCTCTCGCGCCGCGATCGGCGCCGGTTGGAGGCTCACCTGAAGGCGTGCGGGAACTGCTCGGCGTACCTGGACCAGATCCGGACCACCATCGAGCTGGCGGGTCGGATCACGCCCGACGACCTGGCGCCCGAGGCCCAGGAGGAGCTGACCGACCTCTACCGGGCCTGGCGGGCGGGCTGA
- a CDS encoding sigma-70 family RNA polymerase sigma factor: METDMELLGRLRDGDERAFVLLVSRYQQPMLRFARSLVPSQAVAEEAVQDTWMGVVRGLDRFEGRAALKTWLFRILANRARSAGEQEHRQAPPESRSVDPAAFDASGSWATPIDAWDDVEDRLDAAAWAGVLKAALDGLPPRQRQVVLLRDVEGLSGEEVCAVLGITPGNQRILLHRGRHQLRDVVGAAMGEG; the protein is encoded by the coding sequence GTGGAGACCGACATGGAGCTGCTCGGTCGCCTGCGGGACGGGGACGAGCGGGCCTTCGTGCTGCTGGTGTCCCGCTACCAGCAGCCCATGCTGCGCTTCGCCCGCTCGCTGGTGCCCAGCCAGGCGGTCGCCGAGGAGGCGGTCCAGGACACCTGGATGGGGGTCGTGCGCGGGCTGGACCGGTTCGAGGGCCGGGCGGCGCTGAAGACCTGGCTCTTCCGGATCCTCGCCAACCGGGCGCGCTCGGCCGGCGAGCAGGAGCACCGCCAGGCCCCGCCCGAGTCCCGCTCGGTGGACCCCGCCGCCTTCGACGCCAGCGGATCGTGGGCGACGCCCATCGACGCCTGGGACGACGTGGAGGACCGCCTGGACGCCGCCGCCTGGGCCGGCGTCCTCAAGGCCGCCCTGGACGGGCTGCCGCCCCGCCAGCGCCAGGTGGTGCTGCTGCGCGACGTCGAGGGCCTGTCGGGCGAGGAGGTGTGCGCCGTGCTGGGGATCACCCCGGGCAACCAGCGCATCCTGCTGCACCGGGGCCGCCACCAGCTACGCGACGTGGTCGGTGCTGCCATGGGGGAGGGCTGA
- a CDS encoding beta-propeller fold lactonase family protein has product MGNMTRLAVGASAALGFLAWVLPLPASAAPVAAGADRAVFVQTDNPAGNQLVAYDRSSDGTLAWEATYDTGGLGGVLSGSVVDHLASQGSLAYDAGPGLVLAVNAGSNTVSVFSVNGDDLALRQVVGSGGTFPASIAVSGGLVYVLNAEDGGSVSGFRVAGGRLHAIPGSTRALGLTTPTDTSQFTHTPGQVAFSPDGSQLVVTTKAASNAIDVFAVAPSGRLSADPVVNSEPGAVPFAVSWDAAGHLVVAEAGTNAVATFALDDEGTLAPIDSVATGQAATCWVARARGYFFASNAGSPSVSGVSADGAGQLTLLGATTTDPGAVDAAAAAGGHYLYVQSGGPGAVDEFAVHSDGSLTTVGSVTVPGAAGGEGILAF; this is encoded by the coding sequence ATGGGCAACATGACCCGCCTCGCCGTCGGGGCGAGTGCGGCACTGGGCTTTCTGGCATGGGTTCTCCCGCTCCCGGCGAGCGCAGCACCGGTGGCAGCGGGGGCTGACCGCGCGGTCTTCGTCCAGACCGACAACCCGGCCGGCAACCAGCTCGTCGCATACGACCGGTCCAGCGACGGGACCCTGGCCTGGGAAGCCACCTACGACACCGGCGGGCTGGGCGGCGTGCTGAGCGGGTCGGTGGTGGACCACCTGGCGTCGCAGGGCTCGCTGGCCTACGACGCCGGCCCCGGTCTGGTCCTGGCGGTCAACGCCGGGAGCAATACCGTGTCGGTGTTCTCGGTCAACGGGGACGACCTGGCGTTGCGCCAGGTGGTCGGCTCGGGCGGCACCTTCCCGGCCAGCATCGCGGTCTCGGGTGGCCTGGTCTACGTGCTGAACGCCGAGGACGGCGGCAGCGTCAGCGGCTTCCGGGTGGCGGGGGGCCGGCTGCACGCCATCCCCGGATCGACCCGGGCGCTCGGGCTCACCACACCCACCGACACCAGCCAGTTCACCCACACCCCGGGCCAGGTCGCCTTCTCCCCCGACGGGTCGCAGCTGGTGGTGACCACCAAGGCGGCCAGCAACGCCATCGACGTCTTCGCCGTGGCCCCCAGCGGGCGCCTCTCCGCCGACCCGGTGGTGAACAGCGAGCCGGGGGCCGTCCCCTTCGCGGTGAGCTGGGATGCGGCGGGCCACCTGGTCGTGGCCGAGGCCGGCACCAACGCGGTCGCCACATTCGCCCTGGATGACGAGGGCACCCTCGCCCCGATCGACTCGGTGGCGACGGGCCAGGCCGCCACCTGCTGGGTGGCCCGGGCGCGGGGCTACTTCTTCGCCTCCAACGCCGGGAGCCCGTCGGTCAGCGGCGTCTCGGCGGACGGCGCCGGCCAGCTGACCCTGCTGGGCGCCACCACCACCGACCCCGGAGCGGTGGACGCCGCCGCTGCCGCCGGCGGGCACTACCTGTACGTGCAGTCCGGTGGGCCGGGAGCGGTGGACGAGTTCGCCGTCCACAGCGACGGGTCGCTGACCACGGTCGGCTCGGTGACCGTCCCCGGGGCCGCGGGCGGGGAGGGGATCCTCGCCTTCTGA